The proteins below come from a single Serpentinimonas raichei genomic window:
- a CDS encoding ABC transporter ATP-binding protein, with amino-acid sequence MSKKKIGEVILDVNNISLRFGGVKALSDISFNVREHEIRAIIGPNGAGKSSMLNCINGVYKPQEGSITFRGQTFKHMNSRQVAELGVARTFQNLALFKGMSVIDNLMTGRNLRIKSNLLLQALRWGPAEREETEHREKVEHIIDFLEIQAHRKTPVGQLPYGLQKRVDLGRALAMEPKVLLLDEPMAGMNVEEKQDMCRFVLDVNDEFGTTIVLIEHDMSVVMDISDRVVVLDYGKKIGDGSPGEVRANPDVISAYLGTSH; translated from the coding sequence ATGAGCAAGAAAAAAATCGGCGAGGTCATCCTCGATGTGAACAACATCAGCCTGCGCTTTGGCGGCGTCAAGGCCCTGAGCGACATTTCCTTCAACGTGCGCGAACACGAAATTCGCGCCATCATCGGCCCCAACGGCGCTGGCAAGAGCTCGATGCTCAACTGCATCAACGGCGTCTATAAGCCGCAAGAAGGCTCCATCACCTTTCGCGGCCAGACCTTCAAACACATGAACAGCCGCCAAGTGGCCGAGCTGGGCGTGGCGCGCACCTTCCAGAACCTGGCGCTGTTCAAGGGCATGAGCGTGATCGACAACCTCATGACCGGGCGCAACCTGCGCATCAAGAGCAACCTGCTGCTGCAGGCGCTGCGCTGGGGTCCGGCCGAGCGCGAAGAAACCGAGCACCGCGAGAAGGTCGAGCACATCATCGACTTCCTCGAAATCCAGGCGCACCGCAAAACCCCGGTCGGCCAGTTGCCCTACGGCCTGCAAAAACGCGTGGACTTGGGCCGCGCGCTGGCCATGGAGCCCAAGGTGCTGCTGCTCGACGAGCCCATGGCCGGCATGAACGTGGAAGAAAAGCAGGACATGTGCCGCTTCGTGCTCGACGTGAATGACGAGTTCGGCACCACCATCGTCTTGATCGAGCACGACATGAGCGTGGTGATGGACATTTCCGACCGCGTGGTGGTGCTCGACTACGGCAAAAAAATCGGCGACGGTTCACCGGGCGAAGTGCGCGCCAACCCGGACGTGATCAGCGCCTACTTGGGCACCAGCCACTAA
- a CDS encoding branched-chain amino acid ABC transporter permease, with the protein MGFLIETVIAGLMNGVLYALVALGFVLIFKASGVFNFAQGAMVLFAALAMARFAEWLPEWLGFESLLLANILAFAIAAFLMFVFAWAVERFVLRHLVNQEGVTLLMATLGITFFIDGFGQTIFGSDIYAINLGLPDEPIFILEGLFAGGLLINSDDLVTALMAMAMVALLTLFFQKTGTGRALRAVADDHQAAQSVGIPLGRMWVIVWFMAGLTALVAGMIWGEKMGVQFALTFVALKALPVIILGGLTSVPGAIVAGLIIGVSEQLAEVYIGPLVGGGIQIWFAYVLAMVVLLFRPQGLFGEKIIDRV; encoded by the coding sequence ATGGGATTTTTAATTGAAACCGTAATCGCCGGGCTAATGAACGGCGTGCTCTATGCGCTGGTGGCTTTGGGCTTCGTGCTCATTTTCAAAGCCTCGGGCGTGTTCAACTTCGCCCAAGGCGCGATGGTGCTGTTTGCCGCGTTGGCCATGGCGCGCTTTGCCGAATGGCTGCCCGAATGGCTGGGCTTTGAGAGCCTGCTGCTGGCCAACATCTTGGCTTTTGCCATTGCCGCCTTCCTCATGTTTGTGTTTGCTTGGGCCGTCGAGCGCTTCGTGCTGCGCCACTTGGTGAACCAAGAGGGTGTAACGTTGCTGATGGCCACGCTGGGCATTACCTTCTTTATCGACGGCTTTGGTCAAACCATTTTTGGCAGCGACATCTACGCCATCAATCTGGGCCTGCCGGACGAGCCGATCTTCATTCTTGAAGGCCTTTTTGCCGGTGGCCTGCTGATCAACTCCGACGACCTCGTCACCGCCCTGATGGCGATGGCCATGGTCGCCTTGCTGACGCTGTTTTTCCAGAAAACCGGCACCGGCCGCGCCCTGCGTGCCGTGGCCGACGACCACCAGGCGGCGCAGTCGGTCGGCATTCCGCTGGGGCGCATGTGGGTGATCGTCTGGTTCATGGCTGGCCTGACGGCGCTCGTGGCCGGCATGATCTGGGGCGAGAAGATGGGGGTGCAGTTCGCGCTCACCTTCGTGGCCCTCAAGGCGCTGCCGGTGATCATTCTGGGCGGCCTAACCTCCGTGCCGGGGGCGATCGTGGCTGGCCTGATCATCGGCGTAAGCGAGCAGTTGGCCGAGGTCTATATCGGGCCACTGGTCGGCGGCGGCATCCAGATTTGGTTTGCCTACGTGCTGGCGATGGTGGTGCTGCTGTTCAGGCCCCAAGGTCTGTTTGGCGAAAAAATCATCGACCGCGTGTAA
- a CDS encoding branched-chain amino acid ABC transporter permease — MFYRENGQFKTTYKSDQQIFGVKQDRIAIIALIAFAFIGVPLLADEYLFRAILVPFLILSLAAIGVNILVGYCGQISLGSGAFMAVGAYMAYNVFMRVEDMPLIVALLSGGFFAMVAGIIFGIPSLRVKGLYLAVATLAAQFFFDWLFVRVRWFTLDSPAGTAEVSNLSVLGWQLDSSVDKYLFVLGFVVVFALLAKNLVRGPIGREWMAIRDMDVAASVIGIRPAYAKLTAFAVSSFIIGVAGALWAFIHLGSWEPLTFDINRSFQLLFIVIIGGLGSIMGCFFGAAFIVISPILLNQLLPWIGRLFGVEISTSMVGHAEFMILGALIIWILIKEPHGLAKYWSMARHKLRLWPFPH, encoded by the coding sequence ATGTTTTACCGCGAAAACGGTCAGTTCAAGACCACTTACAAATCCGACCAGCAGATCTTTGGCGTCAAGCAAGACCGCATCGCCATCATCGCGCTGATCGCCTTTGCCTTCATCGGAGTGCCGCTGCTGGCCGATGAGTACCTGTTTCGCGCCATTCTGGTGCCCTTTCTGATCTTGTCGCTGGCCGCCATTGGGGTCAACATCTTGGTCGGCTACTGCGGTCAGATCTCGCTCGGTTCGGGCGCCTTCATGGCGGTGGGGGCCTACATGGCCTACAACGTCTTCATGCGCGTCGAAGACATGCCGCTGATCGTGGCCCTGCTCTCGGGTGGCTTCTTTGCCATGGTAGCGGGCATCATCTTTGGCATACCGAGCCTGCGCGTCAAGGGCCTGTATTTGGCGGTGGCCACGCTGGCGGCGCAGTTCTTCTTCGACTGGCTGTTCGTGCGCGTCAGATGGTTCACCCTCGACAGCCCGGCCGGAACCGCCGAAGTGAGCAACCTGAGCGTGCTGGGTTGGCAGCTCGATTCGTCGGTTGACAAATACCTGTTCGTGCTGGGCTTCGTGGTGGTGTTTGCGCTGCTGGCCAAAAACCTGGTGCGTGGGCCGATCGGGCGCGAGTGGATGGCGATCCGCGACATGGACGTGGCGGCCTCGGTGATCGGCATTCGCCCGGCCTACGCCAAACTCACCGCCTTTGCCGTCAGCTCCTTCATCATCGGCGTGGCCGGTGCGCTGTGGGCCTTCATCCACTTGGGCTCGTGGGAGCCACTGACCTTTGACATCAACCGCTCGTTCCAGTTGCTGTTCATCGTCATCATCGGTGGCTTGGGTTCGATCATGGGCTGCTTCTTTGGCGCCGCCTTCATCGTCATCAGCCCGATCTTGCTCAACCAGTTGCTGCCTTGGATAGGCCGTCTGTTCGGGGTTGAAATTTCGACCTCCATGGTCGGACACGCAGAATTCATGATTTTGGGTGCCCTGATCATCTGGATTTTGATCAAGGAGCCGCACGGCTTGGCCAAGTACTGGAGCATGGCGCGCCACAAGCTGCGCCTGTGGCCCTTCCCGCACTGA
- a CDS encoding ABC transporter substrate-binding protein: MRLRKLALSAALALAAAATALTTSLVMAQAPAAAPASASATVQFFPSLTGRTGAVAPNAAPFANGFADYMKLVNARGGINGVQTLVEECETAYATDRGVECYERLKGRHGGATVFQPLSTGITFALMPRLAADRIPMITSGYGRSDTADGAIFPWVFPLLGHYWIGGDVVLQHIANQAGGWDRLRGQTIAVVYHDSPFGRELLPIINRRAEMHGFTVLALPVPPPGVEQRAIWMQIRQQRPDYVIMQTWGVMTATAIRQAIATGFPRDRMFGTWWSGAEPDLRDIGADARGYSAVMMQHGQARNSEVVRQILAQVHDRGQGTGPRAEVGDVLYMRGVVGAMLATEGVLRAQERFGRGRHVTGEQARWGYENLNITQARLDALGFAGVLRGPIATSCRNHVGTALMRIHTWNGSGFDWSSDWLQADMNVITRMVTASAESFARDNNITRRTEPGC; this comes from the coding sequence ATGAGACTGCGAAAACTTGCGCTGTCCGCTGCCCTGGCCTTGGCTGCAGCGGCCACTGCCCTAACCACCAGCCTAGTCATGGCCCAGGCACCGGCCGCTGCCCCGGCCTCGGCCTCGGCCACGGTGCAATTCTTCCCCAGCCTGACCGGGCGCACCGGTGCCGTGGCCCCCAACGCCGCCCCCTTCGCCAACGGCTTCGCCGACTACATGAAGCTGGTCAATGCGCGCGGCGGCATCAACGGCGTGCAGACGCTGGTGGAAGAGTGCGAAACCGCCTACGCCACCGACCGCGGCGTCGAGTGCTACGAACGCCTCAAGGGCCGCCACGGCGGCGCCACGGTGTTCCAGCCGCTCTCGACCGGCATCACCTTTGCCCTGATGCCGCGCTTGGCCGCCGACCGCATCCCCATGATCACCTCCGGCTACGGCCGCAGCGACACCGCCGACGGGGCCATCTTCCCATGGGTGTTCCCGCTGCTGGGGCACTACTGGATCGGGGGCGACGTGGTGCTGCAACACATCGCCAACCAAGCCGGTGGCTGGGACCGGCTGCGCGGCCAAACCATCGCCGTGGTCTATCACGACAGCCCCTTTGGGCGCGAGTTGCTGCCTATCATCAACCGGCGTGCCGAAATGCACGGCTTTACGGTGCTGGCGCTGCCGGTGCCGCCACCCGGTGTGGAGCAGCGCGCGATCTGGATGCAAATCCGCCAGCAGCGGCCCGACTACGTGATCATGCAAACCTGGGGCGTGATGACCGCCACCGCCATCCGCCAAGCGATCGCCACCGGTTTTCCACGTGACCGCATGTTTGGCACTTGGTGGAGCGGAGCCGAGCCCGATCTGCGCGACATCGGCGCCGACGCCCGCGGCTACAGCGCCGTCATGATGCAGCACGGCCAAGCGCGCAACTCCGAAGTGGTGCGCCAGATCCTGGCCCAAGTGCACGACCGCGGCCAAGGCACCGGCCCGCGCGCCGAAGTGGGCGACGTGCTCTATATGCGCGGTGTGGTGGGAGCCATGCTGGCCACCGAAGGCGTGCTGCGGGCACAAGAGCGCTTTGGCCGTGGCCGCCACGTGACCGGCGAGCAAGCGCGCTGGGGCTACGAGAACCTCAACATCACGCAGGCGCGGCTCGATGCGCTGGGCTTTGCGGGCGTGTTGCGCGGCCCCATCGCCACCTCGTGCCGCAACCACGTGGGCACGGCGCTGATGCGCATCCACACTTGGAACGGCAGCGGCTTCGACTGGTCCTCCGACTGGCTGCAAGCCGACATGAACGTCATCACGCGCATGGTCACGGCATCGGCCGAATCGTTTGCGCGCGACAACAACATCACCCGCCGCACCGAACCCGGCTGCTGA
- a CDS encoding ABC transporter ATP-binding protein: protein MSTPSIVINVNGIEVIYNHVILVLKGVSLQVADGQIAALLGGNGAGKTTTLRSISNLLKAERGEVTKGSVEMRGERIDHLSTSDLVKRGVVQVMEGRHCFAHLTIEENLLTGAYTRSGKAEIAASLEKVYNYFPRLKTRRTSQAAYTSGGEQQMCAIGRALMANPSVLLLDEPSMGLAPQIVEEVFEIVKDLNQKERVTFLIAEQNTNMALRYADYGYIMESGRIVMDGKADDLRNNEDVKEFYLGMGGDERKSFKDIKSYKRRKRWLA, encoded by the coding sequence ATGAGCACCCCCTCCATCGTCATCAACGTCAACGGCATCGAGGTCATTTACAACCACGTCATCTTGGTGCTCAAGGGCGTCTCGTTGCAAGTGGCCGACGGCCAGATCGCCGCCCTCCTGGGCGGCAACGGCGCCGGCAAAACCACCACCCTGCGCTCGATCTCGAACCTGCTCAAAGCCGAGCGCGGCGAAGTCACCAAAGGCAGCGTCGAGATGCGCGGCGAGCGCATCGACCACCTCAGCACCTCCGACTTGGTCAAGCGCGGCGTGGTGCAGGTGATGGAAGGCCGCCACTGCTTTGCCCACCTCACCATCGAAGAAAACCTGCTCACTGGGGCCTACACGCGCAGCGGCAAGGCCGAAATCGCCGCCAGCCTAGAGAAGGTCTATAACTACTTCCCGCGCCTCAAGACGCGGCGCACCAGCCAAGCCGCCTACACCTCGGGTGGTGAGCAGCAGATGTGCGCCATTGGCCGCGCCCTGATGGCCAACCCGAGCGTGCTGCTGCTCGACGAGCCCTCCATGGGGCTGGCACCGCAGATCGTGGAGGAGGTGTTCGAGATCGTCAAAGACCTGAACCAGAAAGAGCGCGTGACCTTCCTGATCGCCGAGCAAAACACCAACATGGCGCTGCGCTACGCCGACTACGGCTACATCATGGAGAGCGGCCGCATCGTGATGGACGGCAAGGCCGACGACCTGCGCAACAACGAGGACGTAAAAGAGTTCTACCTCGGCATGGGCGGTGACGAGCGCAAGAGCTTCAAAGACATCAAGAGCTACAAGCGGCGCAAGCGCTGGCTGGCTTGA
- a CDS encoding phenylacetate--CoA ligase family protein, with the protein MPAHFDARETRAPTEREAALLAALPAHVRHAQTHSAAYAELLAEVQPESINSRQALAQLPLLRKSDLHARQQASRAAGGDPFGGFSTIGWLGLRHPGGARRVYQSPGPIYEPEGLAPDYWRVARALVAAGFEPGELVHNCFSYHLTPGAWMMESGAQALGCTVIPGGVGNTEQQLAAIADLRPSGYTGTPSFLRILVEKAEQAGQRLSICKALVSGEAFPPSLRDWLQERGIAAYQCYATADAGVIAYETAARQGLVLDEQVLLEIVRPGTGDPLPEGEVGEVCVSVFNPDYPLLRFGTGDLSAILPGPCPTGRSNTRIKGWLGRADQTTKIKGMFVHPAQVAEIVRRHPEVRKARLVVSGAMADDHMKLQVELHTTSATDYARLAEALAQTLREVTKLRGQVELLAAEALPNDGKVIEDVRRYD; encoded by the coding sequence ATGCCCGCCCACTTCGACGCCCGAGAAACCCGCGCCCCAACCGAACGCGAAGCCGCCCTGCTGGCAGCCTTGCCCGCACACGTGCGCCATGCGCAAACACACAGCGCCGCCTACGCTGAGCTGCTGGCGGAGGTGCAGCCAGAGTCCATCAACAGCCGCCAGGCGCTGGCCCAACTGCCGCTGCTGCGCAAGAGCGATCTGCATGCGCGCCAGCAAGCCAGCCGCGCCGCCGGTGGCGATCCCTTCGGCGGTTTCTCCACCATCGGCTGGCTGGGCTTGCGCCACCCGGGCGGTGCGCGGCGCGTCTATCAATCACCGGGGCCAATCTACGAACCCGAAGGCTTGGCGCCCGACTACTGGCGCGTGGCGCGGGCGCTGGTGGCGGCCGGGTTTGAGCCCGGCGAACTGGTACACAACTGCTTCAGCTACCACCTCACGCCCGGCGCTTGGATGATGGAGAGCGGCGCCCAGGCCTTGGGCTGCACCGTGATTCCGGGCGGCGTGGGCAACACCGAACAGCAACTGGCGGCGATTGCCGACCTGCGCCCGAGCGGCTACACTGGCACCCCGAGCTTTTTGCGCATCTTGGTGGAAAAGGCCGAGCAGGCCGGGCAGCGGCTCTCGATTTGCAAGGCGCTGGTCTCGGGCGAAGCCTTTCCGCCTTCGCTGCGCGACTGGCTGCAAGAGCGCGGCATTGCCGCCTACCAGTGCTATGCCACCGCCGACGCCGGCGTGATCGCCTACGAAACGGCGGCGCGCCAAGGCTTGGTGCTGGACGAACAGGTGCTGCTCGAAATCGTGCGCCCCGGCACCGGAGACCCGCTGCCCGAAGGCGAGGTGGGCGAGGTCTGCGTCAGCGTGTTCAACCCAGACTACCCGCTGCTGCGCTTCGGCACTGGCGACCTGTCGGCCATCTTGCCCGGCCCCTGCCCGACTGGGCGCAGCAACACCCGCATCAAAGGCTGGCTCGGGCGCGCCGACCAGACCACCAAGATCAAGGGCATGTTCGTGCACCCGGCCCAAGTGGCCGAAATCGTGCGCCGCCACCCCGAGGTGCGCAAGGCGCGGCTGGTGGTCAGCGGGGCCATGGCCGACGACCACATGAAACTGCAAGTCGAGCTGCACACCACAAGCGCCACAGACTATGCCCGCTTGGCCGAGGCGCTGGCGCAGACGCTGCGCGAAGTCACCAAGCTGCGCGGCCAGGTGGAACTGCTGGCCGCCGAGGCGCTGCCCAACGACGGCAAGGTGATCGAAGACGTGCGCCGTTACGACTGA
- a CDS encoding glutathione S-transferase family protein, producing the protein MSLKLYYSPGACSFVAHAALELAGATYEPVLLKLHRGEQRSAEFLALNPHGQVPLLVDGPNAISQIVAIVLHLDQRFPEAGLLPPAGLARTRALETLLWMNNTVHPTFTHIFMPQKFTDDAAAQASIKAHATQQYRKVLGEIEHMVAHKATPWLSGQQPGALDAYALTLLRWGGMVGIDPNALPATWALAQEFAALPAVARAIERERLTLNLYRPQS; encoded by the coding sequence ATGAGCCTAAAGCTGTACTATTCACCCGGAGCCTGTTCTTTTGTGGCGCACGCTGCATTGGAGTTGGCTGGCGCCACCTACGAGCCGGTGTTGCTCAAGCTGCACCGCGGCGAGCAGCGCAGCGCCGAGTTTTTGGCGCTGAACCCCCATGGCCAGGTGCCGCTGCTGGTCGATGGGCCAAACGCCATCAGCCAGATCGTGGCCATTGTGCTGCACTTGGACCAGCGCTTTCCAGAGGCCGGCCTGTTGCCGCCGGCGGGCTTGGCACGCACCCGGGCGCTGGAAACCCTGCTGTGGATGAACAACACCGTGCATCCGACCTTCACCCATATTTTCATGCCGCAAAAGTTCACTGATGATGCCGCAGCGCAGGCTTCCATCAAGGCCCATGCGACGCAGCAGTACCGGAAAGTTTTGGGAGAAATCGAGCACATGGTGGCGCACAAAGCCACGCCTTGGCTGAGCGGCCAGCAGCCCGGTGCGCTCGACGCCTACGCGCTCACGCTGCTGCGCTGGGGTGGGATGGTCGGGATCGACCCCAATGCCTTGCCTGCCACATGGGCGCTGGCGCAGGAATTTGCCGCTCTGCCGGCGGTGGCGCGGGCGATCGAGCGCGAGCGCCTCACGCTCAACCTGTATCGTCCTCAGTCGTAA
- a CDS encoding HDOD domain-containing protein has product MSSPKPSFSRSAPLGLAAWRKRLAAVRLPLVSPPDVLQALQDPDLPSPRLLEALNRDLPLGLAVMREAQRVLPKGQRVSNLAHALGVLGLTRLYKLIDTLGQQRLDPEQAGHLHLAEALQTSRLAGHLALQFTQIEAGNDGLARMGAVQAQNVAEWLLPVAAPALVEEMAQRVQDNERPARVEQELLGCTLQQLSAAVAVDIGLFEADSASLLHALEPALLGRAARLAWIGTNPPEIPTDLGRWLYRPSTLPSLLQMLAHELMRDWYSRRSSVLLKAIATHRHLKLDEVLAATRRAAVQASLEPHLWALCAAPATRLLWPPKPRLRPVHAAAAGAPEPAQQPAPAARAATTSRNPSDPVAPAPKPRPKPAPVQPSSVEPGSRARMLIDLFVDDCRSGRHADLSTFFRAFKLSLADGLGLERYALFLKMSQGEQLLCFLARGFGPDIEPRRYSLALDGHNLIAKVFAQPNGFFMAERARVAGLRALLPEKLRPELLASGALWGAVHVNQRSVGVLWADCGPEGGDLDAVQYAGFKLLVRHFGDELTRLMRVQKSQTVFADSSRL; this is encoded by the coding sequence ATGAGCAGCCCCAAACCCTCTTTTTCCCGCTCGGCCCCGCTCGGCTTGGCTGCTTGGCGCAAACGCTTGGCGGCGGTGCGCCTGCCCTTGGTCAGTCCGCCCGATGTGCTGCAGGCGCTGCAAGACCCCGACCTGCCCAGCCCGCGCCTGCTCGAAGCCCTGAACCGCGACCTGCCGCTGGGGCTTGCGGTGATGCGCGAGGCCCAGCGCGTGCTGCCCAAAGGGCAACGCGTCAGCAACTTGGCGCACGCACTCGGCGTTCTGGGCCTGACCCGCCTTTACAAATTGATCGATACCTTGGGCCAGCAGCGGCTGGACCCGGAGCAAGCGGGCCATCTGCACCTGGCCGAGGCGCTGCAAACCAGCCGCTTGGCCGGGCATCTGGCGCTGCAATTCACCCAGATCGAGGCTGGCAACGACGGCTTGGCGCGCATGGGCGCGGTGCAGGCCCAAAACGTGGCCGAATGGCTGCTGCCGGTGGCCGCGCCCGCTTTGGTCGAAGAAATGGCGCAACGGGTGCAAGACAACGAGCGCCCGGCGCGGGTCGAGCAGGAACTGCTGGGCTGCACCCTGCAGCAGCTCAGCGCCGCCGTGGCGGTGGACATCGGCCTGTTTGAGGCCGACAGCGCCAGCTTGCTGCACGCGCTCGAACCCGCACTGCTGGGCCGCGCCGCCCGGCTGGCTTGGATCGGGACCAACCCACCCGAGATTCCGACCGATCTCGGGCGCTGGCTGTACCGACCCAGCACCCTGCCTTCGCTGCTGCAAATGCTGGCGCACGAGCTGATGCGCGACTGGTACAGCCGCCGCAGCAGCGTGCTGCTCAAAGCCATCGCCACGCACCGCCACCTCAAGCTCGACGAGGTGCTGGCCGCGACCCGGCGCGCCGCCGTGCAAGCCAGCCTAGAGCCGCATCTGTGGGCCCTTTGTGCCGCCCCGGCCACGCGGCTGCTGTGGCCACCCAAGCCACGCCTGCGCCCTGTGCATGCCGCTGCGGCTGGTGCGCCTGAGCCCGCCCAACAACCGGCGCCAGCGGCGCGAGCCGCCACCACCTCGCGCAACCCCTCCGACCCGGTAGCCCCCGCACCCAAGCCACGCCCCAAGCCCGCGCCCGTGCAACCGAGCTCGGTCGAACCCGGCAGCCGCGCCCGCATGCTCATCGACCTGTTCGTCGATGACTGCCGCAGCGGCCGCCATGCCGACCTCAGCACCTTCTTTCGCGCTTTCAAGCTCAGCTTGGCCGACGGGCTGGGTTTGGAGCGCTACGCGCTGTTCTTGAAAATGTCGCAGGGCGAGCAACTGCTGTGCTTTCTGGCGCGCGGTTTTGGCCCCGACATCGAGCCGCGCCGTTACAGCCTGGCGCTCGATGGGCACAACCTGATCGCCAAGGTGTTTGCGCAACCCAATGGATTTTTCATGGCTGAGCGCGCGCGCGTGGCCGGGCTGCGCGCCCTGCTGCCCGAAAAACTGCGGCCCGAATTGCTTGCCAGCGGGGCCCTGTGGGGCGCGGTGCACGTAAACCAGCGCTCGGTCGGGGTGCTATGGGCCGACTGCGGCCCAGAGGGCGGCGACCTAGACGCCGTGCAGTACGCCGGCTTCAAGCTGCTGGTGCGCCACTTTGGCGACGAGCTCACGCGCCTGATGCGCGTGCAAAAGAGCCAGACCGTGTTTGCCGATTCCAGCCGCCTTTAA
- the tssL gene encoding type VI secretion system protein TssL, long form, translated as MEEPEEEKRSMPAWVMTFADLMSLLMCFFVLLLSFAEIDATKFKQIAESLEQAFGVQREVPAMEIPMGTSPVFDHFSPGRPEPTLLDEVRQQTQQDDPRLKTHTAQVLAQVEQQTQQQVERTAAQVAQQLAAEIQAGKLQLQQEENRIIIRIEERGSFGSGSSQLSAEFTQILGDIGDTLAQVPGQIAIEGHTDDIPMRSARYASNWDLSAARAASVANALLAKGAVQKERLRISGLAETRPVLDNATPEHRAQNRRVEIVVDLEQPIAAYQAKVLSLLEQGRAEEAFQLGWQ; from the coding sequence ATGGAAGAGCCGGAAGAAGAAAAGCGCAGCATGCCGGCTTGGGTGATGACCTTTGCCGACTTGATGTCGCTGCTGATGTGCTTTTTTGTGTTGTTGCTTTCCTTTGCCGAGATCGATGCGACCAAGTTCAAGCAGATCGCCGAATCCTTGGAGCAAGCCTTTGGCGTGCAGCGCGAGGTGCCGGCGATGGAAATCCCCATGGGCACCAGCCCGGTGTTTGACCATTTCTCCCCCGGCCGCCCCGAGCCGACGCTGCTCGACGAGGTGCGCCAGCAAACCCAGCAAGACGATCCGCGCCTCAAAACCCACACCGCGCAGGTGCTGGCGCAGGTGGAGCAGCAAACGCAGCAGCAGGTCGAGCGCACGGCGGCCCAGGTGGCGCAACAACTGGCTGCTGAAATTCAGGCCGGCAAGCTGCAGTTGCAGCAGGAAGAAAACCGCATCATCATCCGCATCGAGGAGCGCGGCTCCTTTGGATCGGGTTCATCCCAGCTCTCGGCCGAGTTCACCCAGATTTTGGGCGATATCGGCGACACGCTGGCGCAGGTGCCGGGCCAGATTGCCATCGAGGGCCACACCGACGACATCCCCATGCGCAGCGCGCGCTACGCCTCCAACTGGGATTTGTCGGCGGCGCGCGCGGCGTCGGTGGCCAACGCCCTGCTGGCCAAGGGCGCGGTGCAAAAGGAGCGGCTGCGCATCAGCGGCTTGGCTGAAACCCGACCGGTGCTCGACAACGCCACCCCCGAGCACCGGGCGCAAAACCGGCGCGTCGAAATCGTGGTGGATTTGGAGCAGCCCATTGCCGCCTACCAGGCCAAGGTGCTGAGTTTGCTGGAGCAAGGTCGCGCCGAGGAAGCGTTTCAGCTTGGCTGGCAGTGA
- the pomA gene encoding flagellar motor protein PomA: MDLATLIGLVGAMAIVMVAIFLGADPGGFLDPASILIVIGGSVFVVLSKFSLQQFLGAFKVAIKAFKFKLPATDALIEEILEVSRIARKEGFLALDGHDTEVALFKTGIQMMVDGHAPDVVRSKLEKERLLTLERHRWGAKVFSAMGDVAPAMGMIGTLIGLVQMLANMEDPASIGPAMAVALLTTLYGAILATMVFLPLADKLNLRMTEEARMNAMLIDAVTAIQSGSNPRVVEQLVSSYLPPKQRKAEA; encoded by the coding sequence CTCGCCACCCTCATAGGCCTCGTCGGTGCCATGGCCATCGTCATGGTCGCCATTTTTCTGGGTGCCGACCCCGGCGGCTTCCTCGACCCGGCCTCGATCCTGATCGTGATCGGCGGCAGCGTGTTCGTGGTGCTGTCCAAGTTCAGCTTGCAGCAGTTTTTGGGGGCGTTCAAGGTGGCCATCAAGGCCTTCAAGTTCAAGCTGCCCGCCACCGACGCCCTGATCGAAGAGATTTTGGAGGTCTCGCGCATCGCGCGCAAAGAGGGCTTTCTGGCGCTCGACGGCCACGACACCGAGGTGGCCCTATTCAAAACCGGCATCCAGATGATGGTCGATGGCCACGCCCCCGACGTGGTGCGCTCCAAGCTGGAAAAAGAGCGTTTGCTGACGCTGGAGCGGCACCGCTGGGGGGCCAAGGTGTTTTCTGCCATGGGCGATGTGGCCCCGGCCATGGGCATGATCGGCACCCTGATCGGGCTGGTGCAGATGCTGGCCAATATGGAGGACCCGGCTTCCATCGGCCCAGCCATGGCGGTGGCGCTGCTCACCACGCTCTACGGGGCCATTTTGGCCACCATGGTCTTTTTGCCGCTGGCCGACAAGCTGAATCTGCGCATGACCGAAGAGGCGCGCATGAACGCGATGCTGATCGACGCCGTGACCGCCATCCAAAGTGGCAGCAACCCGCGCGTGGTCGAGCAGCTCGTGAGCAGCTACCTGCCGCCCAAGCAGCGCAAAGCCGAGGCCTGA